A portion of the Leucoraja erinacea ecotype New England chromosome 9, Leri_hhj_1, whole genome shotgun sequence genome contains these proteins:
- the LOC129700465 gene encoding transmembrane protein 229B-like translates to MASAEPLSALSRWYLYAIHGYFCEVMFTAAWDFVVHFNWKFPGVTSVWALFIYGTSMLIVERMYLYLRDRCRTFTRCLIYTIWTYIWEFCTGYVLRQFDACPWDYSQFEFDFMGLITLEYAVPWLCASFIMEKLVIKNTLRLRFEPQLDAALGSPRPSDVVTNGHLKSD, encoded by the coding sequence ATGGCCTCAGCAGAGCCACTGAGTGCCCTCTCTCGGTGGTACCTCTACGCTATCCATGGCTATTTCTGTGAGGTGATGTTCACCGCAGCGTGGGATTTTGTGGTGCATTTCAACTGGAAGTTCCCTGGAGTCACCAGCGTCTGGGCCCTTTTCATCTACGGCACCTCCATGCTGATAGTGGAACGGATGTACCTCTACCTCAGAGACAGGTGCCGCACTTTCACCCGCTGTCTCATCTACACCATCTGGACCTATATCTGGGAGTTCTGCACGGGCTACGTGCTGCGCCAGTTTGACGCCTGCCCCTGGGACTACTCCCAGTTTGAGTTTGACTTTATGGGTCTGATCACCCTGGAGTATGCTGTGCCCTGGCTCTGCGCCTCCTTCATCATGGAGAAGCTGGTCATCAAGAACACCCTGCGCCTCCGCTTTGAGCCCCAACTCGATGCTGCCCTGGGCTCGCCGCGGCCAAGTGACGTCGTGACCAATGGCCACCTCAAATCTGACTGA